The Dioscorea cayenensis subsp. rotundata cultivar TDr96_F1 chromosome 11, TDr96_F1_v2_PseudoChromosome.rev07_lg8_w22 25.fasta, whole genome shotgun sequence genomic interval gGCTTCTTACatgtatattttctaaaaacCTGAAATTTCATGTGGACTATCAGAAACTTTATTTCAATTTGTACacctaaaatttgaaattcttaGATATTTATACCCTGAAGTCCAATTAACTAccaattataatttaataatgataGATTAAAATAGGTGAAATATCTCTTAgaacctatatatatacatctataaacatttaacttttttatataactatataGGTTATATATTTACCTTTTGCATAAGGTTCTATTGATATTTTGAGTTATAATCACGTATAAAAGCAAATTTATGCATAAACAGATACTAAATTTATCAATATGATTActatatttaattctttatgcACCTAAACAGATACTTAAGAGAATCTAAATTTCAATTATTAAGTAGGGTAAAAACAACTTGATACTCTAGTGCAATAATCCATGCTTACCTCCCAAAggagtatgtatgtataatcTTGAATTTCAGGGCCATATATACAAGGAGAcattttttgttggtatatttataattttgggtTTTTACATGGATATATATGCCCCAGGAAAAAACAAGGGGCGAGACTGAGAGGCTTGGGCTTGCCGGTGCGGGCAGTTTCAAATCCATGAACTTCGTACAGAGCATCTTGCTCTCGGAGAAAGATGAGCAATATTCACGGAAAAAGAACACAGATTTTGTCCATGTCTtactgaaaaaaaataagacctTCGTGACCGTGACAGATGCTAGGGGTAATAAGAAGACTGGGGCCTCCGCAGgttgtttggaagaaagaaaagggCGGTCTCGTCTTTCTCGGTATGCTGCTGAAGCAACTGCGGAACATGTCGGGCGATCCGCCAGAAAGATGGGTTTGAAGTCAGTTGTCATGAAAGTGAAAGGATCTACTTTTATCAGGAAAAAGAATAAAGTGATCTTGAGCTGGAGAGAAGGTTTTCAAGGTGAAGGAGTAAGAGATCAATCTCAAATTATGTACATCCACGATGTGACCCAACTTCCACATAATGGATGCCGACTCCCCAAAAAACGTCGTGTTTAAATAGGGGAGTACTTATCTTATATTTCTTTCTATTGAGTATagatcttctcttttctctcccAATGCGGGGGGAAGGTTTCTCTCTTCAGCACAACACTCAATGGTGATGCATG includes:
- the LOC120272541 gene encoding 30S ribosomal protein S11-like; this encodes MAMLRAASRSIQLSLRSSLALNESLASSPAPLPLLFARHFSGSRFRDDFPPYRVEPTTLPMNRGVRIVPEKKTFVVEAFEERATLNENIVEKTRGETERLGLAGAGSFKSMNFVQSILLSEKDEQYSRKKNTDFVHVLLKKNKTFVTVTDARGNKKTGASAGCLEERKGRSRLSRYAAEATAEHVGRSARKMGLKSVVMKVKGSTFIRKKNKVILSWREGFQGEGVRDQSQIMYIHDVTQLPHNGCRLPKKRRV